A stretch of the Rhodospirillales bacterium genome encodes the following:
- a CDS encoding DnaJ domain-containing protein: MLGIAPTASDDEIKTAHRSLVRKFHPDHLVSKGLPDELIEHATERLAAINSAYEAIMKSRPRQ; encoded by the coding sequence GTGCTGGGAATCGCGCCGACGGCGTCCGATGATGAGATCAAGACAGCGCACCGGAGCCTGGTCCGAAAGTTCCATCCCGACCATCTGGTGTCCAAGGGATTGCCAGACGAGCTGATTGAGCACGCAACCGAACGACTCGCCGCCATCAATAGCGCCTACGAAGCGATCATGAAGAGTCGGCCGCGCCAATGA
- a CDS encoding N-acetylmuramoyl-L-alanine amidase: MNRAIREVLSPNYNARPASADIELVVVHFTGMETADAALRELTQLGSGVSAHWMIDEDGTIYRLVPEERRAWHAGLGSWHHWHDVNAVSIGIELVNPGHDHGYRPFPDLQVEALEDLLADTFKCHGLRPCDLIGHSDVAPERKQDPGELFPWERLARAGFSIWPDEVSEYPDGGLGVMDDAEDFIGDEESRTEFGLDSISLRESVSELQENLRAIGYGIETNGVFGAQTEAVVAAFQRRFRPGTVDGYADSETRALIQAVAQITR; the protein is encoded by the coding sequence ATGAACCGCGCGATTCGAGAGGTCCTGTCTCCGAATTACAACGCCCGCCCGGCTAGCGCCGACATTGAGCTCGTGGTGGTTCATTTCACGGGAATGGAAACAGCCGATGCCGCCCTGCGCGAACTCACCCAGTTGGGCTCCGGCGTCAGCGCCCACTGGATGATCGACGAGGACGGAACCATCTACCGCTTGGTTCCCGAGGAGCGCCGCGCCTGGCACGCCGGCCTGGGATCCTGGCACCACTGGCACGATGTGAACGCGGTCTCGATCGGGATCGAACTGGTGAACCCTGGGCACGATCACGGCTATCGGCCGTTCCCGGACCTGCAGGTCGAAGCGTTGGAGGACCTGCTGGCCGACACGTTCAAATGCCACGGACTGCGTCCCTGCGACCTCATCGGACATTCGGATGTGGCGCCGGAACGCAAGCAGGACCCGGGTGAGTTGTTTCCGTGGGAACGACTGGCGCGAGCCGGCTTCAGCATCTGGCCGGACGAGGTGTCGGAGTATCCGGACGGCGGGCTCGGTGTGATGGATGACGCCGAGGACTTCATCGGCGACGAGGAAAGTCGGACCGAATTCGGCTTGGATTCCATTAGCCTGCGCGAGAGCGTCTCGGAACTCCAGGAGAATCTCCGGGCCATCGGATACGGGATCGAAACCAACGGGGTGTTTGGTGCTCAGACGGAGGCTGTCGTGGCTGCCTTCCAGCGGCGGTTCCGACCCGGCACGGTGGACGGATACGCGGATTCCGAGACGCGTGCGCTGATTCAGGCGGTCGCCCAGATAACCCGCTAG
- the rsmH gene encoding 16S rRNA (cytosine(1402)-N(4))-methyltransferase RsmH — translation MAHVPVLLAEIVTQLQPVDDALYVDATFGRGGVARALLETADCRVIAIDRDPAAQPAAASLAEQFASRFQFVQACFGGVDQVLASLDVEHVNGGIIFDLGVSSPQLDDAERGFSFRRDGPLDMRMGGCGQTAADIVNAMDEPALAEILRTFGEERHSRRIARAIVADRPFARTVELADVVRSAVPGRQETIDPATRTFQALRIAVNDELGELRAALHSAEQLLIEGAILAVVAFHSLEDRLVKRFMVERSNRAPRAHRHSPPAGTPFEPTFRLSRTRAIRPSQAELHRNPRARSARLRTAVRTAAPVLTAVA, via the coding sequence ATGGCCCACGTGCCGGTTCTCCTTGCAGAGATCGTCACGCAGCTGCAACCGGTCGACGACGCGCTCTACGTTGACGCCACATTCGGCCGCGGCGGCGTGGCGAGGGCGCTGCTTGAGACGGCAGACTGCCGCGTGATCGCCATCGACCGCGATCCGGCCGCGCAGCCGGCCGCCGCCTCGCTGGCGGAGCAGTTCGCCAGCAGGTTCCAGTTTGTGCAGGCGTGTTTCGGAGGCGTGGATCAGGTTCTGGCCTCGCTCGACGTGGAGCATGTTAACGGCGGGATCATCTTCGACTTGGGCGTATCGTCTCCGCAGCTTGACGATGCCGAGCGCGGGTTCTCGTTTCGACGGGACGGGCCGCTCGACATGCGAATGGGCGGTTGCGGGCAGACGGCCGCCGACATCGTCAACGCAATGGACGAACCGGCGCTTGCCGAGATTCTGCGGACGTTTGGCGAAGAACGCCACTCCCGCCGGATCGCGCGCGCGATCGTGGCCGACCGGCCGTTTGCCCGCACGGTCGAGCTGGCGGACGTGGTGCGCTCGGCGGTTCCGGGCCGGCAGGAAACGATCGACCCTGCGACGCGCACCTTTCAGGCCCTCCGAATCGCCGTCAACGATGAACTCGGTGAACTGCGTGCGGCACTGCACAGTGCGGAGCAGCTACTGATCGAAGGCGCCATCTTGGCGGTGGTCGCATTTCACTCGCTGGAGGATCGGCTGGTCAAACGCTTCATGGTGGAACGGTCGAACCGCGCTCCCCGAGCGCACCGTCACAGTCCTCCCGCCGGTACGCCGTTCGAGCCGACATTCCGGTTGTCGCGGACGCGCGCGATTCGGCCAAGCCAGGCGGAACTGCATCGCAATCCGCGGGCCAGGTCGGCGCGGCTGCGGACCGCGGTCAGGACCGCGGCTCCGGTCCTCACGGCAGTTGCCTGA
- a CDS encoding cell division protein FtsL gives MLVWALRVGRLMGFWLCLSMVSVMVLGGSTIWLRHQLRAGEAQLEALHAKEEELRAGMDRLAMEWSRLNQPEQLADLAQRHLDLRPISISPPARLVEVMSQGVSPGRTGQ, from the coding sequence ATGCTGGTGTGGGCCCTCCGAGTAGGCCGGCTGATGGGCTTCTGGCTGTGCTTGTCGATGGTCTCGGTCATGGTGCTCGGCGGCAGCACCATCTGGCTTCGCCATCAGCTTCGAGCCGGGGAGGCCCAGCTCGAAGCCCTACATGCCAAAGAGGAAGAACTCCGTGCCGGGATGGATCGTTTGGCCATGGAATGGTCACGTCTGAACCAGCCGGAGCAGCTGGCCGATTTGGCCCAACGTCATCTTGATCTCCGACCGATTTCAATCAGCCCGCCGGCTCGACTCGTCGAGGTGATGTCGCAGGGCGTATCGCCCGGGAGGACAGGGCAGTGA
- a CDS encoding penicillin-binding protein 2 encodes MSRRWRKYRREPVVSLWQSGRSRSERTGERLRAGMTMIAIAFVVVGLRLGEVALSGETDAGTLHPAEEAPFRGEVFDRHGTMLATTVLVPSIWVNPSDVRDPAALAEELTAVFPELDQADLARRLAADKRRNRQFLWIRRHAPPSRAEAAMRIGSPGLYIQEERRRVYPQGRLTSHVVGYVNIDGDPQAGIERVGDRSIRKGPLQLTLDVGVQNVLRNRLQAAMEKFQAVAAAGVVLEIDSGDVLAQVSLPDFDPNDVRNVDDSGMLDLGTQGVFEMGSTFKTFTVAAALDAGKASVNSNFDATEPIKIGRYTINDYHPEERWLRLSEVFVHSSNIGMVRVAEALGEEQHWDYLGRLGLLSDIDGSGLRTSHPRLPDAWGKVQRATVSYGHGIAVSPMHLAAAVAAVVGDGQYRVPRLLRSGSHEPSTAAFRPSTVRQMRMLLRQVVLHGTAGLSDVGNYEIGGKTGTAQKVVDGRYRRGARTNSFVAAFPMSAPRYVVVVLLDEPKAAPGTHGFATAGWNVAPLAGSVVAGVAPLLGVPPVPVEPPARDAVTQVALR; translated from the coding sequence GTGAGCCGGCGCTGGCGAAAGTACCGTCGCGAACCCGTCGTCAGCCTCTGGCAGAGCGGACGAAGCCGCTCGGAGCGAACGGGAGAACGGCTGCGCGCCGGCATGACGATGATTGCGATTGCCTTCGTCGTCGTTGGCCTCCGCCTCGGTGAGGTTGCGCTGTCCGGCGAGACCGATGCCGGGACGCTGCACCCAGCAGAGGAAGCTCCATTCCGGGGCGAGGTCTTTGACCGGCACGGAACGATGCTGGCCACCACGGTCTTGGTCCCGTCGATCTGGGTCAATCCTTCTGACGTCAGAGACCCTGCTGCCCTTGCCGAGGAACTAACGGCGGTGTTTCCCGAACTCGATCAGGCTGACTTGGCGCGACGGTTGGCGGCTGACAAGCGTCGCAACCGCCAGTTCCTGTGGATTCGGCGCCACGCGCCTCCTTCGCGAGCCGAAGCTGCCATGCGCATCGGTTCGCCCGGCCTGTACATCCAAGAGGAAAGGCGTCGCGTCTATCCGCAGGGTCGGCTGACATCCCACGTGGTCGGCTATGTCAACATTGACGGTGATCCCCAGGCCGGCATCGAGCGCGTCGGTGACCGATCCATTCGGAAAGGCCCGCTTCAACTGACGCTCGACGTCGGGGTTCAGAATGTCCTGCGAAACCGCCTGCAGGCCGCGATGGAAAAATTCCAGGCGGTGGCGGCGGCGGGAGTGGTGCTCGAAATTGATTCTGGCGATGTCCTCGCCCAGGTCTCGCTCCCGGATTTCGACCCGAATGATGTGCGAAACGTGGACGATTCGGGAATGCTGGATCTCGGGACGCAAGGCGTCTTCGAGATGGGGTCGACTTTCAAGACGTTCACGGTTGCCGCGGCGCTGGATGCCGGCAAGGCAAGCGTCAACTCGAATTTTGATGCTACCGAGCCGATCAAGATTGGCCGCTACACCATCAACGACTATCACCCGGAGGAACGTTGGCTCCGGCTGTCCGAAGTATTCGTGCATTCGTCGAACATCGGGATGGTGCGGGTTGCCGAAGCATTGGGCGAGGAGCAGCATTGGGACTATCTGGGACGCTTGGGGCTCCTGAGCGACATTGATGGATCGGGGCTGCGGACTTCGCATCCGCGCCTACCCGATGCTTGGGGAAAGGTCCAGCGCGCGACTGTGTCGTACGGGCACGGCATTGCGGTGTCACCCATGCATCTGGCGGCCGCAGTCGCGGCGGTCGTCGGAGACGGACAGTACCGTGTTCCTCGACTGCTGCGGTCAGGGTCACATGAACCCTCCACTGCGGCGTTTCGTCCGTCGACGGTTCGGCAGATGCGCATGCTGCTGCGCCAGGTCGTGTTGCACGGAACTGCCGGATTGTCCGACGTCGGGAACTACGAAATCGGCGGCAAGACCGGAACCGCGCAGAAGGTGGTGGACGGAAGGTACCGGCGTGGCGCCCGGACAAACTCGTTTGTGGCGGCGTTTCCCATGAGTGCCCCGCGGTACGTCGTCGTGGTGCTGCTGGACGAGCCCAAGGCAGCTCCGGGCACCCACGGTTTTGCCACCGCAGGCTGGAACGTGGCCCCGCTTGCGGGTTCGGTGGTGGCCGGCGTAGCGCCGCTTCTTGGTGTGCCGCCCGTGCCGGTGGAACCGCCGGCGCGGGATGCGGTCACACAGGTGGCTTTACGCTAA
- a CDS encoding UDP-N-acetylmuramoyl-L-alanyl-D-glutamate--2,6-diaminopimelate ligase yields the protein MPDPVIRGLSSDSRSLHAGYLFAALPGGQIDGIEFLEEAVHRGAAAALVPPAAASRAKALGITAVADVVPRRRLARMAAAFYGAQPEMVVAVTGTNGKTSTAHFLAELWRGAGLQAAEIGTLGVSAGSGTDLASAALNLTTPDPVTLHAELASLSEAGFNHAVLEASSHGLDQHRLDGVRIATGILTTVGRDHLDYHGTEHAYRAAKRRLFAELVTPGGTAIFNLASVDQDTLAAAERRALNVVTFGRGEEADWQLKAVTPDVQGQVLQLLTPRGERIVPFGPLGQFQAENALAAVVAAVESDVPVDDAVNGLSSMTAPAGRLERIGTKGGVSVFVDYAHTPDALAAALDALRPHVRGVLHVVFGCGGDRDSGKRRLMGEVAARHADHVTVTDDNPRSEDPATIRAEVLQGAPDAAEVGDRFEAIGGVLGSLRDGDALLVAGKGHETTQTVRGVATPFDDRAVVRRLLGRGGA from the coding sequence ATGCCTGACCCTGTTATCCGCGGGCTCAGCTCAGATTCTCGGTCACTCCACGCAGGGTACCTGTTTGCCGCTCTTCCAGGTGGCCAGATCGACGGCATCGAATTTCTGGAGGAAGCTGTGCATCGTGGGGCTGCCGCCGCGCTGGTCCCACCGGCCGCAGCTTCCCGGGCCAAAGCGCTCGGAATCACGGCAGTCGCCGATGTGGTGCCGCGCCGCCGTCTCGCCCGAATGGCTGCAGCTTTCTATGGCGCACAACCCGAAATGGTGGTCGCTGTCACCGGGACGAACGGGAAGACTTCGACGGCGCATTTCCTCGCGGAACTGTGGCGAGGGGCCGGATTGCAAGCTGCCGAGATCGGGACGCTTGGCGTCAGCGCGGGTTCCGGCACTGATCTCGCCTCGGCGGCATTGAACCTGACGACCCCGGACCCGGTGACGCTCCACGCTGAACTGGCATCACTGTCGGAGGCCGGCTTCAATCACGCAGTGCTCGAGGCCTCGTCCCATGGCCTTGATCAGCACCGACTGGACGGGGTGCGCATTGCGACGGGGATTCTGACTACTGTCGGCCGTGACCACCTCGACTACCACGGTACCGAGCACGCGTACCGGGCGGCGAAGCGGCGGCTCTTCGCCGAATTGGTGACTCCGGGCGGCACCGCAATCTTCAACTTGGCGAGTGTTGACCAGGACACCCTCGCCGCCGCCGAGCGTCGTGCTCTCAACGTGGTGACCTTTGGGCGGGGGGAAGAAGCCGACTGGCAACTCAAGGCAGTGACACCCGACGTCCAGGGTCAGGTCCTGCAACTGCTGACCCCGCGTGGAGAACGGATCGTGCCGTTTGGCCCGCTCGGTCAGTTCCAGGCCGAGAACGCGTTGGCTGCCGTAGTGGCAGCCGTCGAGTCTGACGTGCCCGTGGATGATGCCGTTAACGGATTGTCGTCCATGACCGCGCCAGCGGGTCGGCTCGAACGCATCGGGACCAAGGGCGGAGTCTCGGTGTTCGTCGATTACGCGCATACCCCCGACGCTCTGGCCGCTGCCCTCGACGCCCTGCGGCCCCACGTGCGCGGCGTGCTGCACGTCGTCTTCGGTTGTGGCGGGGATCGCGACTCGGGTAAACGCCGGTTGATGGGCGAGGTCGCTGCCCGGCACGCGGACCACGTAACCGTGACGGACGATAACCCGCGATCCGAAGATCCAGCGACGATTCGTGCCGAGGTGCTGCAGGGGGCGCCTGACGCGGCCGAGGTCGGCGACCGGTTCGAGGCCATCGGCGGTGTCCTCGGGTCGCTTCGGGACGGCGATGCACTCTTGGTTGCCGGGAAGGGGCACGAGACCACTCAGACCGTGCGTGGCGTTGCGACTCCCTTCGACGACCGCGCAGTCGTGCGGCGTTTGCTCGGGCGAGGTGGAGCTTGA